Genomic DNA from Lentimicrobiaceae bacterium:
TGGTTCACGATTCGTACACACAAGACCCGGGTATTCACCTTATGCTTGCTAAAATGGCTCCGCCATATTATCCAATTGCTCTAGGTGTTATCAGATCGGCTGTGGCTCCAACATACGACGATCTTATGTGTGAGCAGATTGAAAAACAAAAAGAAGTATCTAAAATTAAATGTGTTGACGATTTGCTTAATAGTGGCGACACTTGGGAAGTGTAACGATTTTTAAAGTTACATAACCTATAAGAAATCCGAACAAAAAGAAATGCAAAAAAGACTGAATTTTCGAAAAAATTGGTTGATTATTGCAATCTTTTTGTCCGGATTTTGTTTTTCTGCGCTCCAGGTAGCTCTGTTTCGCTTGCTAAGTTTTTCAACAGGAACTACAGTTATGGCAAGTACTATCGTGCTTTCGGGATTTATGATAGGGCAGGGCTCAGGGGCGGCAATAATAGGGAGAATTAA
This window encodes:
- a CDS encoding 2-oxoacid:ferredoxin oxidoreductase subunit beta; this encodes VHDSYTQDPGIHLMLAKMAPPYYPIALGVIRSAVAPTYDDLMCEQIEKQKEVSKIKCVDDLLNSGDTWEV